Proteins co-encoded in one Kribbella qitaiheensis genomic window:
- a CDS encoding lantibiotic dehydratase — protein sequence MRRERTFALHTEFPVLARTPLLASRPSSGAARVLSGSFLEAVRFASRSLATVTDDALDADERLATTVHAYERRARTRATPRGAFAGVQVAQVTGRDARFSVGQNHRARSTPSAAWLNDVANQLLNDPEVLDAVLLAFNDLAVRRGDRYEHESAIGSGKPERTTLRATPAVELIVGTCRTPACLAQVAAAIKARWPSVPADIVRATVQRLARTGLLLVDLLPDDVAQEPLKHLLARVPACHEMAGPLVELRDLLAEADKYPPGTDERLEALGEARAICDRIAPHESPITVDVAIDADVQVPRSLLAEAADAAGLLWSITPSPEILGAYHSRFVDRYGIQRRVPLLAVVDPVTGLGSPDDDEPPGPEKTPIRGRVLAGLIADAAARHSTEVMLGEDAVAALRVTGERVAPSSAELYARVLSESPDHLAKGRYLLAAYLGSTQDAGSTLGRFSSLLHLPSLAVDPAVPLRAEVVVRPRLAALATVALPAGFVPQRICVGTVPGPGDLTLADLDLASDGHRLTLWSRSLDREIAPVLFSRIGPAYITPAVRVLQDLANAGANPWHSWTWGPLDDAPFVPQVRWRNTILSPARWRLPHPLVVAVADTVAWESELARWRSAAVPTVPRFVVTQDADQRLLLDLDDPRDRELLRRYVRRGADAVSALPGGPDAVQDVANGPDGRHVLELVVPLQGPRRVPAADDNRPAIWTPPVIHLPGGRWLSATIPSPSIHHDDLLRQIGDLTTALRCHVDRWFWLRYDSAAHGPHLRVRFAGEPSLLSTVVLPALSDRFATWMAHGLVGRLVIESYEPETDRYGGPEAIDAAERVFDADSDLALSLLADTPDENTRLVLAALSAIGIARGLTGEPNAAVGRPRLDRPQRRRVNELRAEALSGPAVLLDQLGREMWDRREGALTVYRDTVPVGRRADCASSMVHMHANRLGLDRDQEHVARALAADLLARERR from the coding sequence ATGAGGCGCGAGCGCACATTCGCGCTGCACACGGAGTTCCCGGTCCTGGCGCGCACACCGCTGCTCGCAAGCCGGCCGTCTTCTGGTGCGGCACGAGTGCTGTCCGGCTCGTTTCTGGAGGCGGTGCGTTTCGCCTCGCGCTCTCTCGCCACGGTCACCGACGACGCCCTGGACGCCGACGAACGGCTTGCTACGACGGTGCACGCCTACGAGCGTCGCGCTCGGACGCGAGCGACCCCGCGGGGTGCGTTCGCAGGCGTCCAGGTCGCCCAGGTGACCGGAAGAGATGCCCGGTTCAGCGTGGGGCAGAACCATCGCGCTCGGAGCACTCCGTCAGCCGCCTGGCTGAACGATGTCGCCAACCAACTCCTGAACGATCCTGAAGTGCTCGATGCCGTCTTGCTGGCCTTCAACGATCTCGCCGTGCGTCGCGGCGACCGGTACGAACACGAATCGGCGATCGGGTCTGGGAAGCCCGAGCGGACTACGCTGCGCGCGACGCCGGCGGTCGAGCTGATTGTGGGCACGTGCCGCACTCCGGCCTGCCTGGCGCAGGTCGCGGCCGCCATCAAGGCCCGTTGGCCGAGTGTTCCGGCCGACATTGTGCGGGCGACAGTGCAGAGGCTTGCCCGGACCGGGCTGCTGCTGGTGGACCTGCTGCCAGACGACGTCGCGCAGGAGCCGCTCAAGCATCTCCTGGCCCGGGTTCCCGCCTGCCACGAGATGGCCGGGCCGCTGGTCGAGCTGCGCGACCTGCTCGCCGAGGCAGATAAGTACCCGCCAGGGACGGACGAGCGCCTTGAGGCCCTGGGCGAGGCCCGCGCGATCTGCGACCGCATCGCGCCCCACGAGAGCCCGATCACGGTCGACGTCGCGATCGACGCAGACGTCCAGGTCCCGCGCTCACTCCTTGCTGAGGCCGCTGATGCGGCCGGGCTGCTGTGGAGCATCACGCCGTCACCCGAGATCCTGGGTGCGTACCACTCCCGGTTCGTCGATCGGTACGGCATCCAACGGCGCGTCCCGTTACTGGCTGTCGTCGACCCTGTGACCGGCCTCGGTAGCCCAGACGACGACGAGCCCCCGGGGCCGGAGAAGACCCCGATCCGTGGCCGCGTCCTGGCCGGCCTCATTGCCGATGCGGCCGCCCGGCACAGCACCGAGGTCATGCTCGGCGAGGACGCTGTGGCGGCGCTGCGTGTGACCGGTGAGCGCGTGGCGCCGTCCAGCGCCGAGCTCTACGCGCGGGTCCTGTCCGAGTCGCCGGACCACCTCGCCAAGGGCCGATACCTGCTGGCGGCGTACCTCGGCAGCACCCAGGACGCGGGATCGACCCTCGGACGGTTCTCCTCGCTCCTGCACCTGCCGAGCCTTGCCGTCGATCCTGCGGTGCCGCTGCGCGCCGAGGTCGTGGTCCGGCCACGCCTGGCGGCTCTGGCGACCGTTGCGTTGCCGGCCGGGTTCGTGCCGCAGCGGATCTGCGTGGGCACGGTCCCCGGACCAGGTGACCTGACCTTGGCCGATCTCGATCTGGCCTCGGACGGGCACCGCCTCACGCTGTGGTCGCGGAGCCTCGACCGGGAGATCGCCCCCGTACTCTTCTCCAGGATCGGCCCTGCCTACATCACTCCCGCCGTCCGCGTGCTCCAGGATCTCGCAAACGCCGGCGCCAACCCTTGGCACTCCTGGACATGGGGTCCGCTCGATGACGCCCCGTTCGTGCCCCAGGTGCGATGGCGGAACACGATCTTGTCGCCGGCACGGTGGCGCCTGCCCCACCCACTCGTCGTGGCCGTCGCCGACACGGTCGCATGGGAATCCGAGCTTGCCCGGTGGCGTTCGGCGGCCGTTCCCACCGTGCCGCGGTTCGTGGTCACGCAGGACGCTGACCAGCGCCTGCTGCTCGACCTGGACGATCCTCGCGACCGGGAACTCCTGCGCCGCTACGTCCGCCGTGGCGCGGACGCCGTGAGCGCGTTGCCCGGTGGACCTGATGCGGTCCAGGACGTCGCGAACGGTCCGGACGGGCGGCACGTCCTCGAGCTTGTCGTCCCGCTCCAAGGACCCCGACGCGTCCCGGCCGCGGACGACAACCGGCCGGCGATCTGGACACCTCCGGTCATCCATCTACCGGGCGGCCGGTGGCTGTCCGCGACCATCCCGTCGCCGAGCATCCATCACGACGACCTACTCCGACAGATCGGGGACCTGACCACCGCACTGCGCTGCCACGTTGACCGCTGGTTCTGGCTTCGCTACGACAGTGCCGCTCACGGGCCGCACCTGCGTGTCCGGTTCGCGGGCGAACCCTCGCTGCTGAGCACGGTGGTGCTTCCTGCTCTGTCGGACCGCTTCGCCACCTGGATGGCCCACGGTCTGGTCGGACGTCTGGTCATCGAGTCCTACGAACCGGAGACCGACCGGTACGGCGGTCCCGAGGCGATCGATGCCGCCGAGCGAGTCTTCGACGCCGACAGCGACCTCGCCCTGAGCCTCCTGGCGGACACGCCGGACGAGAACACCCGGCTCGTGCTCGCTGCGCTCTCGGCCATCGGTATCGCCCGCGGACTCACCGGTGAGCCGAATGCCGCGGTCGGCCGTCCCCGACTGGACCGCCCTCAACGCCGACGCGTCAACGAACTGCGTGCGGAAGCGCTGTCCGGTCCAGCCGTGCTGCTCGACCAGCTCGGGCGCGAGATGTGGGACCGGCGTGAGGGCGCGCTGACGGTCTACCGAGACACGGTGCCGGTCGGTCGGCGCGCTGACTGTGCCTCGTCGATGGTTCACATGCACGCCAACCGGCTGGGTCTCGACCGGGACCAGGAACATGTCGCGCGTGCGCTGGCGGCAGACCTCCTCGCCCGCGAGCGCCGATGA
- a CDS encoding alpha/beta hydrolase: MSAQSRVEFRSLDGLRLVGDILVPDGAPVVGVLLVHGRGVTRHESGFFDRIAEALATAGFASLRFDLRGHGESEGTQEDVTLAGLLNDVRAGFEVLRTETGVAVTSLVGQSFAGGICAYYSAERPAEVERLVMLCPRIDYKARTIDGRPYWVDDHLDDEHADLLTKDGFLQYSTSFRHGRAFLNEVFWLQPHTALGDVVAPTLLVHGDADTQVPIGPSYDAIKELNDQSRLMVVEGAGHGFAVAGDKAYQQPQTLDWQAEVIQGITDWISAER, encoded by the coding sequence ATGTCCGCGCAGTCCCGTGTGGAGTTCCGCTCGCTAGACGGCCTGCGGCTGGTCGGCGACATCCTCGTGCCCGATGGGGCGCCGGTGGTGGGCGTGCTGCTGGTCCATGGCCGCGGCGTGACCCGGCACGAGTCCGGCTTCTTCGACCGGATCGCCGAAGCCCTGGCCACGGCAGGTTTCGCATCGCTCCGGTTCGACCTGCGCGGGCACGGAGAGTCCGAGGGCACGCAGGAGGACGTGACGCTCGCGGGCCTGCTGAATGACGTCCGGGCTGGGTTCGAGGTACTGCGCACCGAGACAGGTGTGGCAGTAACGTCGCTGGTTGGGCAGTCCTTCGCCGGCGGGATCTGTGCGTACTACTCCGCTGAGCGCCCGGCGGAGGTGGAGCGCCTGGTGATGTTGTGCCCTCGTATCGACTACAAGGCGCGAACGATCGACGGACGGCCGTACTGGGTGGATGACCATCTGGACGACGAGCATGCCGACCTGCTGACCAAGGACGGCTTCTTGCAGTACTCGACATCGTTCCGGCACGGGCGTGCCTTCCTCAACGAGGTCTTCTGGCTCCAGCCGCACACCGCGCTCGGCGATGTCGTCGCGCCAACGCTGCTGGTCCACGGTGATGCCGACACCCAGGTACCGATCGGCCCGTCCTACGACGCGATCAAGGAACTCAACGATCAGTCTCGGCTCATGGTGGTCGAAGGCGCCGGTCATGGCTTCGCCGTGGCAGGCGACAAGGCCTACCAACAGCCGCAGACTCTGGACTGGCAGGCCGAGGTCATCCAGGGAATCACCGACTGGATATCCGCAGAGCGCTGA
- a CDS encoding helix-turn-helix transcriptional regulator produces MPDSGEVDEESVGSRIAMFRNLAGYTQREFADHSHLSLGAIRKVEQGERVPTYGFLNTAARTLAVSVEQLNGQPYPSRERADARVHAPIVAVREIARAYDLPPEWRPAPRPLDAVAREVDLATRYRAAARYTALGEMLPALLEELTACAHHLHGKARYRAARLLASCYYMAYCLASRLGYVDLASILEERLQWASSLADDPLSIGLSQWTRANGFQVAKDYDTGLRLLERSYDQLWDTVRTDTSGPAVTLLGSIRLRQVTQASRARDEDATAHYFDEARRLAERVPGGVDLVHYHLTFGPVNTTVHDIAAQIELKHVDVAAERARALHLPASMPRTRRGHHLIDAARAFIAIGDHDASLVALQKARAVAPQQTRYHPMAREAMHVLAGHRRKANEEVRALAAWFGSSTTGAT; encoded by the coding sequence ATGCCGGACAGCGGGGAAGTGGACGAAGAGAGCGTAGGGTCGCGGATCGCGATGTTCCGCAACCTCGCGGGTTACACCCAGCGTGAGTTCGCCGATCACTCCCATCTCTCACTCGGTGCGATCCGCAAGGTCGAGCAGGGCGAGCGCGTGCCTACTTATGGCTTCCTCAACACCGCCGCTCGAACTCTCGCAGTCAGTGTCGAGCAACTCAACGGCCAGCCCTACCCCAGCCGGGAACGGGCCGATGCCCGCGTCCACGCACCGATCGTTGCTGTCCGCGAAATCGCGCGGGCCTACGATCTCCCACCTGAATGGCGTCCAGCTCCGCGGCCGCTCGACGCCGTCGCCCGCGAAGTCGATCTGGCGACGCGATACCGGGCCGCCGCCCGGTACACCGCATTGGGCGAAATGCTCCCCGCACTCCTCGAAGAGCTCACCGCGTGCGCACACCACCTGCACGGCAAAGCTCGGTACCGTGCAGCCCGCCTGCTGGCCTCCTGTTACTACATGGCCTACTGCCTTGCGTCCCGCCTCGGCTACGTCGACCTCGCCTCCATTCTGGAGGAGCGGCTCCAGTGGGCATCCTCGCTGGCCGACGACCCGCTCTCGATCGGCCTGTCGCAGTGGACCCGCGCCAACGGGTTCCAGGTCGCCAAGGACTACGACACGGGCCTGCGCCTTCTGGAACGGTCGTACGATCAGCTCTGGGACACGGTCCGCACGGACACCTCAGGCCCCGCGGTAACCCTGCTGGGGAGCATCCGCCTCCGGCAGGTGACCCAGGCCTCTCGCGCGCGCGACGAGGACGCGACGGCACATTACTTCGATGAAGCACGGCGCTTGGCCGAGCGCGTCCCTGGTGGCGTCGACCTCGTCCACTATCACTTGACCTTCGGGCCGGTGAACACCACAGTTCACGACATCGCCGCACAGATCGAACTCAAGCATGTCGACGTCGCGGCTGAACGAGCCCGGGCGCTCCACCTACCCGCCTCGATGCCCCGCACCCGCCGTGGTCATCACCTCATCGACGCCGCCCGAGCTTTCATCGCCATCGGCGATCACGACGCCTCCTTGGTGGCTCTGCAGAAGGCCCGTGCAGTCGCACCGCAGCAAACGCGATACCACCCGATGGCGCGGGAGGCCATGCACGTTCTGGCCGGCCACCGCCGCAAAGCCAATGAAGAGGTTCGGGCTCTCGCGGCATGGTTCGGGTCGTCCACCACCGGCGCCACCTGA